A segment of the Butyrivibrio fibrisolvens genome:
TATCCCTGATAGTCGTTAGTGTTAACCCAGTCATAAAGACCAACAGCTACGTTGTAGCTCTTGCTGTAACCAAAAGCGATATATGATGCAAAGATATAGTCACACCATGGTGCCATGAAAGCAACCAGTGCCTGATAGATGATGATAGGCTTTGAAAGAGGAAGAAGCATTGTGAAGAAGATTCTTGCACGTGATGCTCCGTCAATTCTTGCAGCCTCATCAAGTGTCTTCGGAATAGTATCAAAGAAACCTTTACATACATAGTATCCCATACCGGAACTTGCAACACCTACAAGGATAAGTCCAGGGATAGCGCCTGCCTGTGTAAGTCCTACGTTCTTCAAAAGGAAGTACAGACAGATCATAGATAAGAATCCCGGGAACATTCCAAGTATCAGCCAGAACTTCATAAGGAATGTTCTTCCTTTAAATCTTGTACGTGAAAG
Coding sequences within it:
- a CDS encoding ABC transporter permease subunit; its protein translation is MVDYLVPKTFSLASYSWLFSADSNFVRWFGNTFIIAFFIALGQTCFVLMVSYALSRTRFKGRTFLMKFWLILGMFPGFLSMICLYFLLKNVGLTQAGAIPGLILVGVASSGMGYYVCKGFFDTIPKTLDEAARIDGASRARIFFTMLLPLSKPIIIYQALVAFMAPWCDYIFASYIAFGYSKSYNVAVGLYDWVNTNDYQGYFTRFCAGGVLIAVPITALFMALQKYYVEGVTGGAVKG